From Erigeron canadensis isolate Cc75 chromosome 8, C_canadensis_v1, whole genome shotgun sequence, one genomic window encodes:
- the LOC122578243 gene encoding exocyst complex component EXO70E2 yields MGSCNPNPMMEVLEEEKLIDAARLIMRELGLKNKNLSSEARKILGDLGTCLSSFITNTIENNQDGKLEEDGSELSDIKNRLDSIFEKVMSWENGQSMIWDSGPDEAREYLKGVDEVRKLVEKLESFNPSKESEEYELLRKASDVLQISMAKIEEEFKHMLVHNRQNFEPERLSFRSNDDDGFEDSSRFSFGDDSFDDSIQRDSVSRGAEVYVMDLINPNVILDLKNIASLMFDSNYGKECSQAFISVRKDALDDCLFILEVEKTSIEDVVKMEWATLNSKIRRWTKALRVFVRIYLASEKSLCEQIFGERESVSSFCLSESSKASILQLLNFAEAISVGPHQPEKLLRILDMYEVLADLTPDIESFYPDDNGLYIRTEFQDVLIRVGDCVTSTFLEFKNAVGSNVSNAAFPGGGIHHLTRYVMNYIRTLIDYSHSLNILLKDPSEGDDQDSSSSPDVSPAIEDDSTNERSSLSPMGLHFRSLMALLESNLEEKSRLYREDALGHLFLMNNIHYMAEKVKGSELRNVLGDNWIRKRNWKFQQHAMGYERSTWSSILSLLRDEGLHHSGNSGSISKTLLKERLQGFYTSFEEIYKSQTGWSIPNAQLCEDLRISMSLKVIQAYRTFVGRHANNISEKYIRYSADDLENYLLDLFEGSPRPLHSFHRK; encoded by the coding sequence ATGGGAAGTTGTAATCCTAATCCCATGATGGAAGTACTTGAAGAAGAGAAACTAATAGATGCAGCTAGGCTAATTATGAGAGAATTGGGGTTAAAAAACAAGAATTTATCTAGTGAAGCTAGGAAAATCTTGGGTGATTTAGGGACATGTTTGTCATCTTTTATAACAAACACAattgaaaataatcaagatgGAAAATTAGAAGAAGATGGATCAGAATTAAGTGATATAAAAAACCGGCTTGATTCGATATTTGAGAAGGTTATGAGTTGGGAAAATGGTCAATCTATGATTTGGGATTCTGGTCCTGATGAAGCTAGAGAGTATTTGAAAGGTGTGGATGAGGTTAGAAAGTTAGTTGAGAAATTGGAAAGTTTTAATCCAAGTAAAGAAAGTGAAGAATATGAGCTTTTGAGAAAAGCTAGTGATGTTCTTCAAATATCTATGGCAAAAATTGAGGAAGAGTTTAAGCATATGCTTGTTCATAATAGGCAGAATTTCGAACCGGAACGTTTATCTTTTCGGtctaatgatgatgatgggtTTGAAGATAGTTCAAGATTTTCATTTGGGGATGATTCTTTTGATGATTCTATTCAAAGAGATAGTGTGAGCAGGGGAGCTGAGGTTTATGTTATGGATTTGATTAATCCTAATGTGAttcttgatttaaaaaatattgCTAGTTTGATGTTTGATTCAAATTATGGTAAAGAATGTTCTCAAGCTTTTATTAGTGTTAGAAAAGATGCTTTAGATGATTGTTTGTTTATTCTTGAAGTTGAAAAAACGAGCATCGAAGATGTCGTAAAAATGGAATGGGCAACGTTGAATTCGAAGATTAGGAGATGGACAAAGGCATTGAGGGTGTTTGTTAGGATTTATCTTGCTAGTGAGAAGTCTTTGTGTGAGCAGATTTTCGGGGAACGTGAGTCAGTTAGCTCGTTTTGTTTATCTGAGTCGTCGAAAGCTTCTATCTTGCAGCTTTTGAATTTTGCAGAAGCGATTTCAGTTGGACCTCACCAACCCGAAAAGTTACTCAGGATTCTAGACATGTATGAAGTCTTGGCAGATCTTACACCAGATATCGAGTCTTTTTACCCTGATGACAATGGGTTGTATATTAGGACAGAGTTTCAAGATGTGCTTATTCGGGTTGGTGATTGTGTGACTTCAACGTTTCTTGAGTTCAAAAATGCGGTGGGGTCTAATGTGTCAAATGCCGCGTTTCCTGGAGGTGGGATTCACCATCTCACTCGATATGTAATGAATTACATTAGAACCCTTATTGACTATAGTCATTCCCTAAATATACTTTTGAAGGACCCTAGTGAAGGCGATGATCAAGATTCATCGTCTTCACCAGATGTAAGTCCGGCCATTGAAGATGATAGCACGAATGAGCGTTCATCTTTATCTCCAATGGGGTTGCATTTTCGGTCCTTGATGGCACTTCTTGAATCGAACCTTGAGGAGAAATCAAGATTATACAGAGAAGATGCATTGGGGCATCTTTTCTTGATGAACAATATTCATTATATGGCTGAAAAGGTTAAAGGGTCAGAGCTAAGAAATGTACTAGGTGACAACTGGATTAGAAAGCGTAATTGGAAGTTCCAACAACACGCAATGGGCTATGAACGATCCACATGGAGCTCGATCTTGAGCCTACTAAGAGACGAGGGGCTTCACCATTCTGGAAATTCGGGTTCAATCTCCAAAACTTTGCTCAAAGAGAGACTGCAGGGGTTTTACACTTCGTTTGAAGAGATCTACAAAAGTCAAACCGGATGGTCGATACCAAATGCTCAACTTTGTGAGGATCTAAGGATCTCAATGTCACTTAAGGTGATTCAAGCTTATCGAACTTTTGTTGGTAGGCACGCAAATAATATAAGCGAGAAGTATATTAGGTATAGCGCCGATGATCTTGAGAATTATCTCCTGGATCTCTTTGAGGGTTCTCCAAGACCATTGCATAGTTTCCATAGAAAATGA